In one window of Mercurialis annua linkage group LG4, ddMerAnnu1.2, whole genome shotgun sequence DNA:
- the LOC126677152 gene encoding uncharacterized protein LOC126677152 yields MSSLSESSRVMENTIEESFNYPSNKVRGNCKHGRLYLFTSWTKLNPGRRFLRCCKYKTVDHCGAFQWYDEEVSTEFVFKFGVLLDKIKVMTDQVDKQEVLIAEKNRQISRMEEAHNSVAQVFEKMIAERDMLLEEIRRLKTNYGGSESYGRFCKWMLLLFCIYALCLYVFSSNENQFLYLP; encoded by the exons ATGTCTTCCTTGTCTGAATCGTCGCGTGTTATGGAAAATACGATTGAAGAGTCCTTCAATTACCCTTCTAATAAGGTTAGGGGCAACTGTAAACATGGAAGATTGTACCTATTCACTTCGTGGACTAAATTAAATCCTGGGAGAAGATTTTTGAGATGTTGCAAATATAAG ACAGTAGATCATTGTGGTGCATTTCAATGGTACGATGAAGAAGTTTCGACAGAGTTCGTATTCAAGTTTGGCGTGTTGTTGGACAAAATCAAAGTGATGACTGATCAAGTGGATAAACAGGAGGTTCTAATTGCAGAAAAGAATAGGCAAATTTCAAGAATGGAAGAGGCACACAATTCTGTAGCACAAGTGTTTGAGAAGATGATTGCCGAGCGAGATATGCTACTTGAAGAAATTCGGAGGCTAAAAACTAATTACGGAGGTTCAGAGAGTTATGGCAGGTTTTGCAAGTGGATGCTACTATTATTCTGTATTTATGCtttgtgtttatatgtattttcaagTAATGAAAATCAGTTTTTGTACTTACCTTAG
- the LOC126678530 gene encoding uncharacterized protein LOC126678530: TEKTDSRVLSALSIFFSFLSYWLHQTKQASQRLRDTPAFTATSTDAITTTTATTTIVHCLEMDDPPLKLDESLHGDYNHFVLLTKDTKPICRAQCLNPPVKLPQSWNLHEIIPKVEAKIPDDLPHCFLRPAPECSRDKHEWHRFLSYLQKRNMVGIARFDFCNFYVLPPAEADNFSDVRVAYQRISDNYVHQKHCESVVDRIEACQFAGGNLDPIETCGNSSTMSPRNVEKCTSRKGVQMKTTDPGIAEDNATSYLRLPQSVDDHLHHETTVKHRAHAVKLNKPLMKNYVRADPSYLQTLGHAHSGWIFGAIAELVDNSRDAKASRLDISIETVFSKRSGKKIPMLSIIDDGHGMTHQEVMRMTCFGHKQPDADDIDRIGRFGVGFKTGAMKLGNDALVLTQTSNSRSIAFLSQSLNEGKDNLEIPIVSYLRKGQLMEVDTDIQSEALAKCNLKSIKEFSHFDKYLIGEKAGKFLDNCTGTQIYIWNLDEWGSDYCLDWTTGLNGGSTFHQGDILIRSKRVRSRPGQMTQKVPLDYSLRSYLEVIFSVPRMRIYVQGSLVKSRPLAKSLNMTCEATDYILGKPVHLTLGRSQLEYEQANCGIFLYWHGRLIEAYKRAGGMVHGEAGRGVIGVIDVTDLMDNGTGRVWVHSNKQGFQDCEPYVLLENWLGKKVDEYCDKNLDPVQLKKCGVLYKPDHEWVQCDKCRKWRMLRPEYDIKDLPLEWFCYMEPFKGSCETLEQKVERGVITVSTKRSGYDREDTEDDAIITSEGNSDEDNEQKKKIVKQGLKRNRKGHPRACKKV; encoded by the exons ACTGAAAAGACTGACAGTCGCGTCCTGTCAGCActttctattttcttttcttttctttcttactGGTTACACCAAACCAAACAAGCCTCTCAACGCCTCCGCGACACGCCCGCCTTCACCGCCACCTCCACCGACGCCATTACCACAACCACCGCCACTACCACCATTGTGCACT GTTTGGAAATGGACGATCCACCATTGAAATTGGATGAAAGTTTGCATGGAG ATTACAATCATTTTGTTTTGCTCACCAAGGATACGAAACCTATATGCCGAGCGCAGTGCTTAAATCCACCTGTTAAACT gCCTCAAAGTTGGAACTTACATGAAATTATTCCCAAAGTTGAGGCTAAGATCCCTGATGATTTACCTCATTGCTTCCTACGGCCTGCTCCTGAGTGCAGTCGTGACAAACATGAGTGGCATAGATTTTTGTCTTATCTTCAGAAGCGAAACATG GTTGGAATAGCAAGATTTGACTTCTGCAATTTCTATGTACTTCCTCCTGCTGAAGCTGACAACTTCAGTGATGTTAGAGTTGCATATCAGAGAATATCCGATAATTATGTTCATCAAAAGCATTGTGAATCAG TTGTCGATAGGATTGAAGCATGTCAATTTGCTGGGGGTAACTTGGATCCAATTGAGACTTGTGGCAATAGCAGCACCATGTCTCCTCGCAATGTTGAGAAGTGTACTTCCAGGAAAGGTGTGCAAATGAAGACAACAGATCCGGGTATTGCTGAAGATAATGCTACATCTTATCTCAGGCTTCCACAGTCAGTTGATGATCACCTTCATCATGAGACAACAGTAAAACATCGGGCTCATGCAGTTAAACTGAACAAGCCATTGATGAAAAATTACGTGCGGGCAGACCCAAGCTATCTACAAACTCTTGGTCACGCGCATTCGGGCTGGATATTTGGTGCAATCGCTGAGCTTGTTGATAATTCTAGGGATGCCAAAGCAAGCAG GTTGGATATTTCTATTGAAACAGTATTTTCAAAAAGATCTGGCAAAAAGATCCCCATGTTATCAATTATAGATGATGGTCATGGGATGACCCATCAGGAGGTCATGAGAATGACATGTTTTGGCCACAAGCAGCCTGATGCAGATGATATAGATCGCATAGGAAGATTTGGTGTTGGATTTAAG ACTGGAGCGATGAAGCTTGGTAATGATGCTCTTGTCCTTACTCAGACTAGTAATTCCAGATCTATAGCCTTTCTCTCACAATCCTTAAATGAAGGAAAAGAT AATCTAGAGATTCCCATTGTAAGCTACCTTAGAAAAGGACAACTTATGGAGGTCGATACGGATATCCAATCTGAAGCTTTAGCAAAGTGCAACCTGAAATCCATTAAGGAATTTTCACATTTTGATAAGTATCTGATTGGTGAAAAAGCAGGCAAGTTCCTTGACAACTGCACCGGAACACAAATATACATATGGAACTTGGATGAATGGGGCTCAGATTACTGTCTGGATTGGACCACTGGACTGAATGGTGGAAGCACCTTTCACCAAGGTGACATCCTTATCCGTTCAAAAAGGGTCAGATCTCGTCCTGGCCAGATGACTCAAAAG GTGCCCTTAGATTATTCACTCAGATCTTATCTGGAAGTCATCTTTTCAGTTCCACGAATGAGAATTTATGTTCAAGGTTCCTTg GTTAAAAGTCGACCATTGGCAAAATCCTTAAATatgacttgtgaagcgacagaTTATATCCTGGGAAAACCTGTTCATTTAACGCTCGGTCGTAGTCAATTAGAGTACGAACAAGCAAACTGTGGGATATTTTTATATTGGCATGGCCGCTTAATTGAG GCTTACAAAAGAGCTGGTGGCATGGTGCATGGAGAGGCGGGACGAGGCGTGATTGGTGTCATAGATGTTACTGATCTAATG GATAATGGGACTGGACGTGTTTGGGTACATAGTAACAAGCAAGGTTTTCAGGATTGCGAGCCATATGTTCTACTGGAGAATTGGCTAGGGAAAAAGGTTGATGAATATTGTGATAAAAATTTGGATCCGGTGCAGCTG AAAAAATGCGGTGTCCTGTACAAGCCTGATCATGAGTGGGTTCAGTGTGACAAGTGTAGAAAGTGGAGGATGTTGAGACCTGAATATGATATCAAGGATTTACCTCTAGAATG GTTTTGTTATATGGAACCTTTCAAAGGATCATGTGAAACACTTGAGCAAAAGGTTGAACGCGGGGTGATTACAGTGTCCACAAAACGGTCTGGATATGATAGAGAAGATACCGAAGATGATGCGATAATTACATCTGAAG GAAATAGTGATGAAGATAATGAGCAGAAAAAGAAGATTGTGAAGCAAGGGTTAAAGAGGAATAGAAAGGGACATCCTAGAGCTTGTAAGAAGGTATAG